A genome region from Candidatus Omnitrophota bacterium includes the following:
- a CDS encoding carbamoyltransferase, translated as MNILGVSCWYHDSAAALIKDGRIVACSEEERFSRVKHDHGFPDKAINFCLEQAGISSGELDFVVFYDKPLPKFERILSSIIQNVPKSLGLFNEAVPLWLNKKLKFRKRIKKTLGIKDDKVLFCSHHTAHAASAFFLSPFRDAAILTVDGVGEWATAALGVGKDNVIAITEEMNFPHSLGLLYSAFTAFLGFKVNNGEYKVMGMAPYGEPKYVDKVLKVVNVHTDGSIELNLDYFSFHYSITKTYNDKFMALFGEPREPDALFFTKRTEFPAYYGEKPRDFEDQAKKNQYYADIAASIQEVLEDALVKIGRYLRATTGMKNLCYSGGVALNSKANLRLIKECGFEDVYIQPAASDAGGALGAALWCWCEVLGNKRAEVMASSYFGKAFSDEEILRAIKENDLRYEKLSEEKIYEEVSDALINGKVIGWYQGRTEWGPRALGNRSILADPRDPNMKNKVNTIIKFREPYRPFAPSVLSEDVNNYIEQEKAIYPDRFMLVTYPVRKDKQKVIPAVTHINGSSRIQAVYKENNPRYWNLINKFKEKTGIGVVLNTSFNLKGEPIVNSPENAISTYLNSGIDLLVMGNFLIRKQRNG; from the coding sequence ATGAATATCCTTGGTGTCTCTTGTTGGTATCATGATTCCGCAGCCGCCTTAATAAAAGACGGAAGAATTGTCGCCTGTAGTGAAGAAGAACGTTTTTCAAGAGTAAAACATGACCACGGTTTTCCAGACAAAGCAATAAATTTCTGTCTTGAGCAAGCAGGTATCAGTTCGGGGGAACTCGACTTTGTGGTTTTTTATGACAAGCCTCTCCCTAAGTTTGAACGTATTCTGTCGTCTATCATTCAGAACGTGCCTAAATCGTTGGGATTATTCAATGAAGCCGTTCCGCTCTGGCTGAATAAAAAACTGAAGTTTCGAAAAAGAATTAAAAAAACGCTGGGTATTAAAGACGACAAAGTGCTGTTCTGTTCCCATCACACGGCTCACGCCGCAAGCGCTTTTTTTCTCTCCCCGTTTAGGGATGCGGCAATTCTGACCGTGGACGGCGTAGGGGAATGGGCGACGGCGGCGTTGGGCGTGGGTAAAGACAATGTTATTGCCATTACGGAAGAAATGAACTTCCCACATTCGCTGGGTCTTCTCTATTCCGCGTTCACCGCCTTTCTCGGATTTAAAGTAAACAACGGGGAATACAAGGTTATGGGTATGGCTCCTTACGGAGAGCCGAAATATGTTGATAAGGTTTTGAAAGTGGTTAATGTCCACACTGACGGTAGCATAGAATTAAACCTTGATTATTTTTCTTTCCACTATTCCATTACAAAAACCTATAACGATAAATTTATGGCGTTGTTCGGTGAACCGCGAGAACCCGATGCCCTTTTTTTTACAAAAAGAACTGAATTCCCTGCATACTACGGTGAAAAACCTCGCGACTTTGAAGATCAAGCGAAAAAAAATCAATACTACGCCGATATAGCAGCGTCTATCCAAGAAGTACTGGAGGATGCTCTCGTAAAAATAGGCAGATATCTGCGTGCAACGACGGGAATGAAAAATTTATGTTACTCCGGCGGCGTGGCATTGAACAGTAAGGCGAACCTACGTTTGATAAAGGAATGCGGATTTGAAGATGTGTACATTCAGCCAGCCGCAAGCGATGCCGGCGGAGCTCTCGGCGCGGCTTTGTGGTGCTGGTGCGAAGTGCTCGGTAACAAAAGAGCCGAGGTGATGGCAAGTTCTTATTTCGGAAAAGCATTTTCTGACGAAGAAATTTTGCGCGCAATTAAAGAAAATGACCTGCGTTATGAAAAACTGTCTGAAGAAAAAATTTACGAAGAGGTGTCCGATGCACTGATAAACGGAAAAGTCATTGGGTGGTACCAGGGAAGAACGGAGTGGGGTCCGCGGGCTCTCGGAAACCGATCCATCTTAGCTGACCCAAGAGACCCCAATATGAAAAACAAAGTTAACACAATTATAAAGTTTCGCGAACCCTACAGGCCGTTTGCTCCTTCGGTGCTGTCGGAAGACGTAAACAATTATATTGAACAGGAGAAAGCAATTTATCCTGACAGATTTATGCTTGTAACTTATCCCGTGAGAAAGGATAAACAGAAGGTGATTCCCGCGGTAACACACATCAACGGATCTTCCAGAATTCAGGCGGTGTACAAAGAAAATAATCCACGCTACTGGAACTTGATTAACAAATTTAAGGAAAAGACTGGCATCGGGGTCGTATTGAATACATCATTTAATCTAAAAGGAGAACCTATTGTCAATTCGCCTGAAAATGCAATAAGTACCTATCTTAACTCGGGAATAGATTTATTGGTTATGGGAAATTTCCTTATCAGGAAGCAGCGAAATGGATAA
- a CDS encoding SGNH/GDSL hydrolase family protein gives MTKSKNRKSASANKKRTDHKLANRKNRLKSIILRQVIIFGSIFIVSIISLEITFRIYLFLARKDVIKVLPKKEVFEKAWFAPHPYLIYVFKPDSTFRMNKFARGLFTINHYGFRSTLEFDVKNTVKPPGTLRIATLGGSTTMGVNDDNLIWPYLTGKYLKERNNNLNIEVLNEGIMGYTSLENLLDLSIESNRL, from the coding sequence ATGACAAAATCTAAAAATCGAAAATCAGCAAGTGCTAACAAGAAAAGAACAGATCATAAATTGGCAAATAGAAAAAATCGCCTAAAATCAATAATTTTGCGGCAGGTAATAATTTTTGGTTCAATATTTATAGTTTCGATCATCTCTCTTGAAATAACATTCCGGATATACCTCTTCCTAGCCCGAAAAGATGTAATAAAAGTCCTTCCCAAAAAAGAAGTTTTTGAAAAAGCATGGTTTGCGCCGCATCCATACCTAATATACGTATTCAAACCGGACAGCACTTTCCGTATGAATAAATTTGCAAGAGGTTTATTCACCATCAATCACTATGGCTTCCGCTCAACGCTTGAGTTTGACGTAAAAAACACTGTTAAGCCTCCCGGCACCCTTAGAATCGCAACACTTGGCGGAAGTACAACTATGGGAGTAAATGACGATAACTTGATCTGGCCATATCTAACCGGGAAATATTTAAAAGAGCGCAACAATAATCTTAATATTGAGGTCCTCAACGAAGGAATAATGGGATATACCTCTCTTGAGAACCTGCTGGATCTTTCTATTGAGAGTAATAGATTATGA
- a CDS encoding polyribonucleotide nucleotidyltransferase — MKVESQVAGRKLTIETGSWAKQANGSCKVTYGDTVVLCAVTMGSAKSGDFMPLTVDYKEMTYAAGKIPGGFFKREGRPRDSEILTSRIVDRSLRPLFPKGFIQEVLVSVRVLSHDVENKSDMLALIGSSAALLVSDIPFTTPVAVCRIGLKDDSFIVNPTISEIAECSMELVVAGTKTGITMIEGGGSEIMEDKVEGAVNQAKPVIDGIIAMCEDLRSKAGKEKVVGIRMPAIAEEFKSKVTKEIEPKLLEAFKEKSHTKRGGIISAIKAGSAEKLNISDDEKIAYAEVFDGCIKDIFLKKIKVDKLRLDGRAFDEIRAISAEVSVLPRTHGSAVFTRGETQALAVTTLGSMSDKQIMDELEGDYKKRFMLHYNFPHFATGEVGFPRGPGRREIGHGYLAEKSIVPLLPTEEQFPYTVRVVSEILESNGSSSMASVCGSCLSLMDAGVPIKAMVAGIAMGIADIGDEKVLLVDIAGEEDHLGNMDLKVAGTKKGITAVQMDLKMESLDVETFRKALALSKEARCKIIDKMSEALPESRGKVSQFAPQIDSVRIKVDKIGALIGPGGKNIKGIIADTGCEVNVDDEGLVQLAGDSVESINAAKQMIEYLVGDVEVGKIHMGKVIKTVNFGAFVQIYPGTEGLVHVSELAGQRVNLVTDVAQEGDQILVKVLSVDDRGKIRLSRKEALRDLNISDESQYSK, encoded by the coding sequence ATTAAAGTGGAATCACAGGTTGCAGGAAGGAAGTTGACAATTGAAACCGGCTCGTGGGCCAAACAGGCCAACGGCTCATGCAAGGTCACATACGGCGACACGGTTGTGTTGTGCGCGGTGACGATGGGCTCGGCAAAGTCCGGCGATTTTATGCCGCTGACGGTGGATTACAAGGAAATGACATATGCCGCGGGAAAGATCCCCGGTGGTTTTTTCAAAAGAGAGGGGCGGCCGAGGGATTCAGAGATCCTCACCTCCCGGATAGTGGACAGGTCTCTGAGGCCTTTGTTCCCCAAGGGATTCATACAGGAAGTGCTGGTGTCCGTAAGGGTGCTCTCGCACGATGTTGAGAACAAATCGGATATGCTGGCGCTCATAGGCTCGTCGGCGGCTCTTCTGGTGTCGGATATACCTTTTACCACGCCGGTGGCTGTCTGCCGCATAGGCTTGAAGGATGATTCTTTTATTGTGAACCCGACGATCTCCGAGATCGCCGAATGTTCCATGGAATTAGTAGTGGCCGGCACAAAAACCGGAATCACCATGATAGAGGGCGGCGGCAGCGAGATAATGGAAGACAAAGTCGAGGGCGCCGTCAATCAGGCAAAGCCGGTGATAGACGGCATAATAGCCATGTGCGAGGACCTTCGCTCCAAAGCGGGCAAAGAGAAAGTCGTGGGCATAAGAATGCCGGCTATCGCGGAAGAATTCAAGAGCAAGGTCACAAAAGAAATTGAACCGAAACTCCTTGAGGCTTTTAAGGAAAAGAGTCACACCAAACGGGGCGGGATAATTTCGGCGATCAAAGCCGGTTCAGCCGAGAAACTGAATATCTCAGACGATGAAAAGATCGCCTACGCGGAAGTGTTTGACGGATGTATAAAAGACATATTCCTGAAGAAAATAAAAGTGGACAAGCTCCGCCTTGACGGAAGGGCTTTTGACGAGATACGGGCCATAAGCGCCGAGGTGTCTGTCCTTCCCAGGACTCACGGCTCCGCGGTTTTCACGCGCGGCGAGACCCAGGCCCTCGCGGTCACGACGCTCGGCAGCATGTCGGACAAACAGATAATGGACGAGCTGGAGGGAGATTACAAAAAGAGGTTTATGCTCCATTATAATTTCCCGCATTTCGCCACGGGCGAGGTGGGTTTTCCCCGCGGGCCCGGACGCCGAGAGATCGGCCACGGCTATCTTGCCGAAAAATCCATAGTACCGCTTCTTCCCACGGAAGAGCAGTTCCCTTACACGGTGCGGGTTGTGTCGGAGATCCTTGAATCCAACGGCTCTTCGTCAATGGCCAGCGTCTGCGGGTCCTGCCTGTCACTGATGGACGCGGGCGTGCCGATAAAGGCCATGGTGGCCGGCATTGCCATGGGCATAGCGGACATAGGCGATGAAAAAGTGCTTCTCGTCGATATCGCCGGGGAAGAGGATCATCTGGGCAACATGGATCTTAAGGTAGCCGGCACCAAAAAGGGGATCACCGCCGTGCAGATGGATCTCAAGATGGAATCGCTGGATGTGGAGACATTCAGGAAAGCACTGGCTTTATCAAAAGAAGCGAGATGCAAGATCATAGACAAAATGTCCGAGGCTCTTCCCGAGTCGCGCGGCAAGGTGTCTCAGTTCGCCCCGCAGATAGATTCCGTTAGAATAAAAGTGGATAAAATAGGCGCTCTCATAGGCCCCGGAGGCAAGAACATAAAAGGCATAATAGCCGACACGGGCTGTGAGGTCAATGTTGACGATGAAGGCCTTGTGCAGCTGGCCGGCGACAGCGTTGAGAGCATCAATGCCGCCAAACAGATGATAGAATATCTCGTGGGCGATGTTGAGGTCGGTAAGATCCACATGGGCAAAGTCATAAAGACGGTGAATTTCGGCGCTTTCGTGCAGATATATCCCGGCACTGAAGGCCTTGTCCATGTCTCAGAGCTCGCTGGGCAAAGAGTGAACCTGGTCACCGATGTGGCGCAGGAAGGCGATCAGATCCTTGTCAAAGTCCTTTCCGTTGACGACAGAGGGAAGATAAGATTGTCACGCAAAGAGGCCCTGAGGGATCTGAACATAAGCGACGAAAGCCAGTACAGTAAGTGA
- a CDS encoding GGDEF domain-containing protein → MTSSFNKRILVIAGSRRSGAFIRFLDSSPEYNVTGVYMEKGRDDVFSEARLQTIPVIEDWREFLKSGECDAVLDLSGSPAMAGKIKNEADPLGLEVMGEMTANLIWSLLRVAWARDIFDRLLSKVDQSWSFDEILIILLESARKLTSASSGIIFLGKKGALTDKISWGIAGAECDEALSRVKDFSRPEKDFYEDHGRTLYIPLFDGGSPMGGLALFDAKADNGDDGMTELIQNKISSIIVQTKALHKTIKLSNVDGLTGLYNHRFFHERMEKELYRAQQYDMNFSLMILDIDDFKKFNDNHGHLAGDRHLKSMAKIMRFILRETDFIARYGGEEFAVILPEAHIEGARIAAERIRKAVENQNFGEGLRSTVSIGIAAYPDHGVKKNDIIDKADKALYRAKGTGKNRVCVHGEKN, encoded by the coding sequence ATGACTTCGTCCTTCAACAAGAGGATACTTGTCATCGCTGGCAGCCGCCGCTCCGGAGCCTTCATAAGATTCCTGGATTCCAGCCCCGAGTATAACGTGACGGGCGTTTACATGGAAAAGGGCAGGGATGATGTTTTTTCCGAGGCCCGTTTGCAGACGATACCGGTTATTGAGGATTGGAGAGAATTTTTGAAATCCGGAGAATGCGACGCGGTGCTGGACCTGAGCGGCTCCCCCGCTATGGCGGGAAAGATAAAAAACGAGGCCGACCCTCTCGGATTAGAGGTCATGGGCGAGATGACCGCCAATCTTATATGGAGCCTTTTGCGCGTGGCCTGGGCCAGGGATATTTTCGACCGGCTTTTATCCAAAGTGGACCAGTCGTGGTCTTTTGACGAGATACTCATTATCCTTCTTGAATCAGCGAGGAAACTCACATCAGCCTCATCCGGCATCATTTTTCTGGGGAAAAAAGGAGCCCTCACGGATAAAATTTCGTGGGGCATCGCCGGCGCCGAATGCGACGAGGCGCTCTCGCGCGTTAAGGATTTTTCGCGTCCGGAAAAAGATTTCTATGAAGATCACGGCCGCACGCTTTACATCCCGCTTTTTGACGGGGGCTCTCCCATGGGGGGGCTCGCTCTTTTTGACGCGAAAGCTGATAATGGCGACGACGGGATGACGGAGCTGATACAGAACAAAATATCGTCCATCATCGTGCAGACGAAAGCCCTGCACAAAACAATCAAGCTCTCAAATGTGGACGGTTTGACGGGACTCTATAATCACCGTTTCTTTCATGAGCGCATGGAGAAGGAGCTCTACAGGGCGCAGCAGTATGATATGAACTTCTCTCTCATGATACTGGATATTGACGATTTCAAGAAGTTCAATGACAATCACGGACATCTTGCCGGTGACAGGCATTTGAAGAGCATGGCGAAGATCATGCGCTTTATACTGAGAGAGACGGATTTCATAGCCCGTTACGGGGGCGAGGAGTTCGCGGTCATATTGCCGGAGGCGCACATAGAGGGCGCGCGCATAGCCGCCGAGAGGATACGCAAAGCGGTTGAGAACCAGAATTTCGGAGAAGGACTTCGTTCCACCGTGAGCATAGGCATTGCCGCTTATCCGGATCACGGCGTCAAAAAGAATGATATCATAGACAAGGCCGACAAGGCTCTTTACAGGGCGAAAGGCACGGGCAAGAACAGGGTCTGCGTCCATGGGGAAAAAAACTGA
- a CDS encoding PorV/PorQ family protein — protein sequence MRIFKICFFAAAVNFLLFPSSPLFAETGRSGASFLKIAPTAGAEAMGGAYTAVTSGIGALYYNPAGMARHGSLSASGERFQAGFTHTSWIQGMTYDFAGSIVPVMWGNLGISVISMRSGEIDGRDSDGNQTADFESSDTAFTLSAARELNGKNMLGVNVKFIRQTIADESAEGFAIDMGAMRELTDKVSVGLSVRNLGPDMKFIEEKYPLPLTFTLGGMFKFAGVFGLTADMAYEPVDEKRTFRMGMQVCPARFMVLRAGYMMKAVAAVYGNAESNDFDEDEGLGGGVGFNFGSYTLDYSIKPYAELGTSQRVSFRIGF from the coding sequence ATGAGAATATTCAAGATCTGTTTTTTCGCCGCCGCGGTTAATTTTTTACTATTTCCCAGCTCCCCTCTTTTCGCTGAGACGGGTAGAAGCGGAGCGTCGTTTTTGAAGATAGCGCCGACGGCGGGGGCGGAGGCTATGGGCGGAGCGTACACGGCTGTAACATCCGGCATAGGGGCATTGTATTATAATCCTGCGGGTATGGCGCGCCACGGATCGCTTTCAGCTTCAGGCGAGCGATTCCAGGCGGGCTTTACGCATACATCATGGATACAGGGAATGACTTATGATTTCGCCGGAAGCATTGTGCCTGTTATGTGGGGCAATCTGGGCATATCCGTAATATCCATGAGGAGCGGCGAGATAGACGGCAGGGACAGTGACGGCAATCAGACGGCTGATTTTGAGAGTTCCGACACGGCGTTTACGCTATCGGCGGCGAGGGAATTGAACGGTAAAAATATGCTGGGCGTCAATGTGAAGTTCATAAGGCAGACGATAGCCGATGAGAGCGCTGAGGGTTTCGCCATAGATATGGGGGCGATGAGAGAGCTGACGGATAAAGTGTCAGTCGGATTGAGCGTAAGAAACCTCGGGCCGGACATGAAATTCATAGAGGAGAAATATCCCCTTCCGCTGACATTCACGCTCGGGGGGATGTTCAAATTCGCGGGAGTGTTCGGATTGACGGCGGATATGGCCTATGAGCCGGTGGATGAGAAAAGAACATTCAGAATGGGTATGCAGGTTTGTCCGGCGAGGTTTATGGTTTTGAGGGCGGGGTATATGATGAAGGCCGTTGCGGCTGTTTACGGCAATGCTGAATCGAATGACTTCGATGAAGACGAGGGGCTGGGCGGTGGCGTAGGTTTTAACTTCGGTTCGTATACTCTTGACTACTCAATAAAGCCGTATGCCGAACTTGGCACTTCACAGAGAGTAAGTTTTAGAATTGGTTTTTAG
- the rpsO gene encoding 30S ribosomal protein S15, with amino-acid sequence MAIGKTEKQEVIKKFGKDVKDTGSASVQIGIFSTRINEITEHLKMHKKDKHSRLGLIKLVSKRKKLLSYLKRTNEEQYGNITKDLKIRV; translated from the coding sequence ATGGCTATAGGTAAAACAGAGAAGCAGGAAGTGATTAAGAAGTTCGGTAAAGACGTTAAGGACACGGGTTCGGCGTCGGTGCAGATAGGCATTTTCAGCACGAGGATAAACGAGATAACGGAGCATCTGAAAATGCACAAGAAAGACAAGCATTCAAGACTGGGTCTGATAAAACTCGTTTCCAAGAGGAAAAAGCTTCTTTCATACCTGAAAAGAACAAACGAAGAACAGTATGGTAATATAACGAAGGACTTGAAGATACGAGTGTAA
- a CDS encoding SGNH/GDSL hydrolase family protein, with the protein MRVIDYDSDIYILYLGVNDIFAEAPVDIYRTDYAHFRRTLYENLDGAYLPGWLLQSKIISGFLQMSGVRDSRDLINNTTTGKFQVNYEVPQNQQAIVELALRRTIMRNVKSMVGVIRAHKPNAMIILSSFVDFRRLRVMFGMNSDFEKYAHKAGLVFVDAANRIPQDGSTYDYGHFTPKGDRMMAELFAEAIANNIRQK; encoded by the coding sequence TTGAGAGTAATAGATTATGACAGTGACATCTATATCCTATATCTTGGAGTCAATGATATTTTTGCAGAAGCTCCTGTTGATATATATAGAACAGATTATGCTCATTTTCGCAGGACGCTGTACGAGAATCTTGATGGGGCTTACCTCCCTGGTTGGCTTCTGCAGTCAAAGATTATTTCTGGATTCCTTCAAATGTCAGGCGTTCGGGATAGCCGTGATCTTATTAACAATACTACTACAGGAAAGTTTCAGGTGAATTACGAAGTTCCCCAAAATCAACAGGCGATTGTTGAGCTTGCATTACGCAGAACAATAATGCGTAATGTTAAGAGTATGGTAGGTGTGATACGAGCCCATAAACCCAATGCGATGATAATTCTTTCGTCTTTCGTGGATTTTCGCCGGCTCAGAGTAATGTTCGGAATGAACAGCGATTTTGAAAAGTATGCCCATAAAGCCGGGCTTGTTTTTGTTGATGCAGCGAACAGGATACCGCAAGATGGGTCTACATACGATTACGGTCATTTCACTCCTAAAGGCGACCGTATGATGGCTGAATTATTTGCTGAAGCAATTGCCAATAATATAAGGCAAAAATAA